Part of the Triticum urartu cultivar G1812 unplaced genomic scaffold, Tu2.1 TuUngrouped_contig_4190, whole genome shotgun sequence genome is shown below.
TGGTGGGGGAGCGCGTGGCCGTGAAGCTGCGGGGCTACTTCGAGCTGGCCAAGGAGGAGATCGACAAGGCCGTGCGCGCCGAGGAGTGGGGCCTCCCCGACGACGCCGAGGCGCACTACCGCAACGCCCTCCGCGTCATGCTCGAGGCCAAGGCCGCCCGCGTTCCCGACGCCGTCTCCTCCAGGTCCCCTCTCTGATTCCCTTCCCTCCGCTGCGCGCGCGCGGCTTGATTAGGGTTTGATTGAGGTCGCTGATTGGTGTGCTGTGTGGGGGGTTTGCAGCGAGAGGGGGCAGGTGAGGGTGTACCAGGACAAGATCGCCAAGTGGCAGACGCAGGTGGAGGAGCGGCTCAGGGTGCTCGGCGGGAGGAGCGGTGAGCCTCTCCCCCCCTCTTCGTTTTCTCCCCAGTTTTCCCGACTTATCAAGTTTGTGCGCATGTGAAACTTGTTCAGCGATGTGTGTGCACTTGTCAGTCCGAACACGTTAGAAGCAGCCAACATTCTTGTGATCGTAGCTGTAGTTTTGTTGTGTTAATCACTTCATAATTGTGTAAATTTAGGGGTTAATGCCTATATGATTCCATTAGTGAATTGTAATACATTTCCCTACTTTTGCGATTGTGGACTATAATTCATTGGGAGTTAACTTTAAGTAGTTTGATTTGATTGCTCACATAGGTCCTACATACATTTCCCTACTGTTGCAATTATGGACTTCAATTAGTTGGATTTTAACTTTGTTTCATTTTGTCTGACATTGTAGGAGCAGCTGCACCAGTCCCCAAGAAGGTATAAACTTCTAGTGTTGAATTTTTACACGTGGTACATGGTTTGCCTGATAGCTTCAACTGTCTAGTGTCTACTTGGTACATTCTGAATTGTCTTGTACCTAGCGTTTTAGTGAAAACGATTGCGGCATGTTATTTGCTTCCTTCCCGGTTAACAGCGTTTTACTGATCTGTTGATTTGGTACTGCTGCAGTGCTACTTTATCAATGCAAGTCTGCTTGCTATGGATATGTTGTTCTTGTGAACTCTTACGATTAGGAGTGCTAGTATAATGCATCTATTTGAGTTCTTGTTATGTGCGGTAGCAAACATTGATCAAAATAAGTTGTTGTAAGAAAAAGAAAGCTAGCTAGATGCCTGGGTTACATAGTTATATACATATTGAAGTCTATTTTCTTTTTAAGGAGTACTTTGCAGCGAGTGCATTGGTCGAAAAGTCCTCCATTACCATGTGCGCTATTTCTGCAGGTTGTTACAAACAATCAAGTAAATAGGCCTGAGAGACCAGCATCAACTAGCTTCCGTAAGTCAGCTGTGCAGTCTAACCCCACCTTTAACAGAGGTGGTCAAGCGTCCTCTCATCAGAAGAATAGCGATGGTGGATCCAAGCCAGTGCAAAGAGCTGGTGGAAAGGATGATGACAAACTTGTTGAAATGATAAATACGACAATCGTGGATAGAAGTCCATCTGTCAGATGGGATGATGTTGGTATGCAACCGTTGACTTTCTTTGTGCGCTCTGGCTCAAGCCCAGTTATTAATCATGGTGTCATTATTCTCTGGTTTGATCTGTAGCTGGTCTGGACAAAGCAAAGCAAGCACTCATGGAAATGGTTATCTTACCTACTAAGCGAAGGGATTTATTCACTGGTCTTCGGAGGCCTGCGAAAGGTAAACTTGTTCGTGTTGAAGGTTTCCTTTCTCTGGATCTTTTCTAAAATTCATAACTATTCTTCAGGGCTGCTTCTCTTTGGTCCTCCGGGGAATGGGAAAACAATGCTTGCCAAAGCTGTTGCGTCAGAATCTGAAGCAACATTTTTTAATGTTTCAGCTTCTTCGTTGACATCAAAGTGGGTATGTGGTTGCTATATATGTTACTTCGTCAGATACTTGCATATTTTGCTGTCTGAACCTTATTTCGTTGGCAAAAACAGGTAGGGGAAGCTGAAAAGCTTGTTCGGACACTTTTCATGGTTGCTGTCGAGAGGCAACCGTCTGTTATTTTCATGGATGAGGTCCTCATTACAAACCTTACCGTTCAAATTTTGTTGAAATtatgtactactccctccattcctaaatataagtctttgtagaaattccaccatggaccacatacggatgtatttagatgcattttagagtgtagattcactcattttgctccgtatgtagtccatagtgaaatctctacaaagacttatatttaggaatggagggagtagtaatatttatttatttatttcttaTTATTAAGCTTGTCGATGTTATTTTGACCATGCTATCACTAGTTGTTCGGATAGGGAAATTGGTCGCTTGTCATATTTTCAGAATAGTTTTCTTTTGGAG
Proteins encoded:
- the LOC125527518 gene encoding spastin-like — translated: MSFLRALADSLSSLLFAPHMDAPAPSAAAVVGERVAVKLRGYFELAKEEIDKAVRAEEWGLPDDAEAHYRNALRVMLEAKAARVPDAVSSSERGQVRVYQDKIAKWQTQVEERLRVLGGRSGAAAPVPKKVVTNNQVNRPERPASTSFRKSAVQSNPTFNRGGQASSHQKNSDGGSKPVQRAGGKDDDKLVEMINTTIVDRSPSVRWDDVAGLDKAKQALMEMVILPTKRRDLFTGLRRPAKGLLLFGPPGNGKTMLAKAVASESEATFFNVSASSLTSKWVGEAEKLVRTLFMVAVERQPSVIFMDEIDSVMSTRLASENDASRRL